A region from the Biomphalaria glabrata chromosome 14, xgBioGlab47.1, whole genome shotgun sequence genome encodes:
- the LOC106068494 gene encoding uncharacterized protein LOC106068494 isoform X1 has translation MITGMLMADISRAEASKDGHIAARIIYPNGSQRKEQLPLVDRDGDDMTYGEIKKKLLAENEPGLDPNNYNLVLIEENNSIMPDGAYIMDSLQQLLLKTPPTFTFHSTKIAIANPAIVN, from the exons ATGATCACTGGAATGCTG ATGGCAGACATTTCTAGAG CTGAAGCAAGTAAAGatggtcatatagcagctagaATCATTTATCCTAATGGATCTCAACGAAAAGAACAGTTACCTTTAGTAGACAGAGATGGGGATGATATGACATATGGGGAG attaaaaaaaaactacttgcagAGAATGAGCCAGGGTTGGATCCAAACAACTACAATCTAGTGCTAATTGAAGAAAATAATTCTATCATGCCAGATGGAGCTTATATCATGGATTCTCTTCAACAGTTATTACTTAAAACACCACCAACATTTACTTTTCATTCAACAAAAATAGCTATAGCCAATCCAGCTATAGTCAACTAA